One Gossypium arboreum isolate Shixiya-1 chromosome 13, ASM2569848v2, whole genome shotgun sequence genomic window, TATATGACTGAGAGGGATCACATGAAAAAACAAATTCGCGACTAACTACTGAACAGTGACTAAAATTTGATAAATCGGTTTTTATATGACGGCGAAGAAAAGGGTATCATAATATGCCCCATGATCCATCGAACCAAAAAAGAAATGCCCCAGAGTCCCATATCGACATGCTGTTAGTACATAGTGAGGCTGAgcaagatttaaaaaaaaaaaaaaccggaaaaatgatttcaatcttcatatttaaatctattttattttatttggttttGGTTCTATTAGTATTTAAATGTATTCATTGGTTGCTTGGTTTAAACTAGTAAAAGAATTTcagaaatttatataaaaaacttTTGGAAAAAATTCACCCATGAAttgaaaaatcaaaataatatattatataataactttaaaattttcaaaactaatATATTAAACATTTTATTACATTGATGTCACTTTTAATTAGGTCACTAattcaattataaatatatagaagcatgattcttttaaattataattaatatttttataatgatatttttacttttttatattttttatcattttaaataaaacaattaaaaatataaaattattaccaCTTCACCAATCTTTATTAgtgaaaaaattaaaagataatatttttaatataaaatattttttcattcGCACAGTAAATGTGACAAAATCTATTTATAGTAAGTTTGTTTCATTGCCATTGTCTGTGGGGTTAAGATGACGTtctattatatttttatcattattttaattcattaattttattattcatCCTTATGAATAAGAAAATCATTATTGATTGATTAAATTTGTATTGAATAATAATTAGGAAAAAAATTATGGATAACTTGACCTTGCCAATACCTCTTaccataatttaatataaaacagaTCCAACATATCTGCATTAGACTCGTGTTGTTTTGGGCTTTTGAAGTTGAATTATTTAGCTAGGTTTCATTTTTCTTTGAATTTGTCTTACGTTAGGGCAAAATTTTCTTTGGAATTAGGTAATagctttattataattattattagaaaaataggaGTATGTAATTCTATTTGTAATACTAATAAttacttataatattttgtttctCCAGCTGAAAGTTAGTTTGATTTAGGTTTAGTTTATAGCTGAAAAGCAGTTTTGAAAaactttctttcaaaattttcttttgatCATCAAATAAAAGGTTTTTAAATTGAAGTATTTAATATTATTGTAAAATGTAaggtaaaatatttaaatattttattttagatataattttgaatataaaataatttaaatgatattaaaattaacttacattaaatataaattttaagcaATTAATATGACTTATTTGTTTTAGTCTAAAGGTAGATTCTTTTATTGGTTGTCACTTGGGTGGGGACATATGTTCTTTGTTATGAGACACTTGATTTTCACTTAAATGCATACACATACGAACAAAACAACAATTCTCCTTAGGTGCACTTTTATTGAGGAAGTGGTAATTAAATTGGCTAAGGAAGTGATAATTGCTTATAGGAACGGATTCCAATTGAGGAAGTGTTCGAGCAACTGAAATGTACAAGAGCAGGCTTGACTACCCAGGAAGGTAACAATCGCCTTCAAGTTTTTGGACCAAACAAACTAGAAGAGAAAAAGGTCCATATTCATTACCATAACCTCTTTACATACCAGTTTCTAAATTTCCAGCTTGTAATCCAGTTGTATAATATGGTATGATATGCTGCCAACAGGAGAGCAAATTTCTCAAGTTCTTGGGTTTTATGTGGAATCCTTTGTCATGGGTCATGGAAGCTGCTGCTGTCATGGCTATTGCCTTGGCAAATGGTGGTGGAAGGCCTCCTGACTGGCAGGACTTCGTTGGTATCATTGTCTTGTTGGTCATCAACTCCACCATCAGTTTTATTGAAGAAAACAATGCTGGTAATGCAGCTGCTGCTCTCATGGCTAATCTTGCTCCCAAAACTAAGGTGGGAAATCAACATTCAGCTCACTCAACCGTTCGTTGAGTCATCTTTTtgtctttctttattttaatCATGATGTTCTTGTACCATAATGTAGGTTCTTAGAGATGGTCGATGGAGTGAGCAAGAAGCAGCAATCCTGGTTCCTGGGGACATTATCACTATTAAACTGGGAGACATAGTTCCGGCTGACGCTCGCCTTCTCGAGGGTGATCCTTTGAAGATCGATCAATCTGCTCTCACTGGAGAGTCTCTTCCTGTCACCAAGAATCCTTCGGATGAAGTGTTTTCGGGATCAACCTGTAAACAGGGTGAAATAGAAGCAGTTGTTATTGCAACTGGTGTTCACACTTTCTTTGGTAAAGCTGCCCACCTGGTCGACAGCACCAATCAAGTGGGACACTTCCAGCAAGTGCTTACTGCCATTGGTAACTTTTGTATTTGTTCAATTGCCGTTGGAATAGTCATTGAGTTAATAGTCATGTACCCGATACAGCGCCGCAAGTATAGGGATGGAATTGACAATTTACTGGTACTCTTGATCGGTGGAATCCCGATCGCTATGCCAACCGTTTTGTCTGTCACTATGGCTATTGGTTCCCATAGGCTTTCTCAGCAAGGGGCTATCACAAAGAGAATGACCGCCATTGAGGAAATGGCAGGCATGGATGTTCTCTGCAGTGATAAGACTGGGACCCTAACTCTAAACAAACTTACAGTTGATAGAAACTTAATTGAAGTGTTCGCAAAGGGAGTCGAAAAAGAGCAAGTGCTGCTTTATGCAGCAAGGGCTTCAAGGACTGAAAACCAGGATGCTATTGATGCTGCAATTGTAGGAATGCTTGCTGATCCAAAGGAGGTATTAATTTCATCcaagtttttcttctttttttgttaCCATTTGTTCCTAGAATTCATTTGTTATCTTTTATACTGATTTTCCAGGCACGAGCCGGTATCCGAGAGGTCCATTTCCTACCATTCAACCCTGTTGACAAAAGAACTGCTCTAACCTACATCGATTCCGATGGAAAGTGGCATCGTGCTAGCAAAGGTGCACCAGAGCAGGTACTAATACTGCTTGCTCATTTTGGAATATCCATTTAAAATGTCTTGGTGGATAACTTCTAACTAATATGCTTTCAATGTTTTGAAATAGATCATAACTCTTTGCAACTGCAAAGCAGATGTGAGGAACAAAGTTCATGCAGTTATTGATAAATTTGCCGAACGCGGGCTTCGGTCTTTAGCTGTTGCAAGACAGGTCTGCAAAACAAACTTTTGCAAAACTCATGTTGATTAGATTAAGTAAATCGGTGTAGTCATATTATTTAGTTTCCATTTCTACAGGAAGTACCTGAGAAAACAAAAGAGAGTCCTGGGGCACCATGGCAGCTTGTTGGTTTGTTGCCACTGTTTGATCCTCCTAGGCATGATAGTGCTGAAACTATCACAAGAGCCCTAAACCTTGGAGTGAATGTTAAAATGATTACTGGTAAGAGTtgtttaaatgttattttaatattgtacatTGTACATAATCTCAAAATGtaaatgttattttaatattgtacatTGTGCATAAtctcaaaatgtaaattttgtatttttttcctATTATACCAGGGGATCAGCTTGCCATTGCCAAAGAAACTGGCAGGAGGCTTGGAATGGGAACCAACATGTACCCTTCATCTTCCTTGCTTGGTCAAGACAAGGATTCTTCCGTTTCTGCCCTCCCTGTTGATGAATTGATTGAGAAGGCTGATGGATTTGCTGGAGTTTTCCCTGGTATGTTGTGTACCTCAATATGTTATATTCTGGAAaatggaaattattaaaatatattcttacatatttttttttttaaaagaaagagTCCTTGATATATCATTAAATTTATTTGCTATAAGGTCCTctgcttagttttttttttttttcactaacAATTTATTTTCACGTCAATGACAGAACACAAGTATGAAATTGTTAAAAGGCTGCAAGAGAGGAAACATATTTGTGGTATGACAGGAGATGGTGTCAACGATGCTCCTGCTTTAAAGAAGGCAGACATTGGTATCGCTGTCGCTGATGCCACCGATGCCGCTCGAAGTGCTTCAGATATCGTACTTACTGAACCTGGGCTTAGTGTCATTATCAGTGCAGTGCTGACCAGTAGGGCTATTTTCCAAAGGATGAAGAACTACACGGTTAGTCATCATATCTCAGCTTACTTTGGTTTGCATTTTACAGTCCTTTACTCCACAGGGCAAGTGTTTCTAACATCGTTTCTTGTTCGTTTCGACTTTGTAGATCTATGCTGTTTCAATCACCATCCGTATTGTGGTAAGCATATTAACACCTGTCGAGACTTGAACAATGATAAAGCTGAAAATTTTTACAAATGGTTTAGctcattcattttcattttggcaGTTTGGTTTCTTGTTCATAGCCTTAATATGGAAGTTTGATTTCGCACCGTTCATGGTTTTAATCATTGCCATTCTAAATGATGGTAAGATGATATTTTTATCAGACTGTTTCTTCAATAAGTCTGTTGTAAAGTCCACCAGAAAACCTACCATAATCTTGAATCTGATTTATTTCTTTATCACACATATCTATAGGTACAATCATGACAATTTCCAAGGACAGAGTAAAGCCATCTCCACAACCAGATAGCTGGAAACTCAAAGAGATTTTCTCTACTGGCATTGTGCTTGGAGGTTATTTAGCACTAATGACCGTGTTATTCTTCTGGGCCATGAAAGACACTGATTTCTTCTCTGTAAGTACAGCTTTTGCTATGTCCCCATTTATGTGTTATTTTTTATgagttttcttttgattttttgcTATATTTCAGGACAAGTTTCATGTTAGGTCACTGAGGGATCGTCCTGAACAAATGATGGCAGCTTTATACCTTCAAGTTAGTATAGTAAGTCAGGCCCTCATTTTTGTCACACGGTCTCGCAGCTGGTCCTTTGTCGAACGTCCTGGACTTCTATTAGTCACTGCATTTATTGCTGCTCAGCTGGTAAGAAAATTTAACTCATAGATGCTTTGTGTTGCAGTGAATACCTGTGTACCACTGAAATTGTGGTGGTTTATATTGTGTTAACAACGTAGTGGAAGTTGATAAATGAAAATTTCCACAAATTCTGCTTCATGGgtttcattttacttttatttttcaaatgtaACTGATAGCTTCTTGTTACAACATAATGAAGCTTAGCTGCTTGTATTTGGCAGGTGGCCACTTTGATAGCTGTCTACGCTAATTGGCGTTTTGCAAAGATACAAGGCATGGGTTGGGGATGGGCTGCTGTAATCTGGCTTTACAGTTTGGTCACTTATATTCCACTTGATCTTATAAAATTTGCAATCCGCTATGTCCTTAGTGGAAAGGCTTGGGACAACCTTTTGGAGAACAAGGTAGGCTTCAGCATGAATTTCAATCAATCTCTTCATTTCTGATATttacatacacacatatatatgtatgtatatatatttctgATTCAATGGTTCTTATTATGCTGTGTTCCCATTAAAGACCGCCTTCACTACAAAGAAAGATTATGGAAAAGAGGAAAGAGAAGCACAATGGGCAGCTGCTCAGAGAACTCTGCATGGCCTTCAACCACCTGAAACCTCAAACGTCTTCAATGAAAGGAGCAGTTACAGGGAACTTTCAGAGATTGCAGAGCAGGCCAAGCGCAGGGCGGAGGTTGCAAGGTGAGTTGCACTAATTCCCATTCATATATGGCCATATGCACTGTTTTTTTCCAGGCTTATAATCATAATACATAACATATGTTGTAGGCTGAGGGAGCTGAATACACTGAAGGGTCATGTTGAATCAGTTGTGAAGCTGAAGGGACTTGATATCGATACTATTCAGCAGCATTACACAGTTTAAAGCTAAAGCCACCGCAGATGATGACGATATGCATTTTAATTTGAGACAAACAAAGGATCATTCATGATCTTCCCTCCCTTGCTACAAAGAAAATGTTGATGATGAACGAGGCCTATGGAGTATGGCCGATGTTATGAGAAAAAAAATAATGAAACAGGAATTTGTATTATGGTAAGTATTCTAAGATGGTATAGGTTATGTATGTTATGCTCTCTTTTGGAACACGGGATAAGCTAGTACACGGAAGGGAAAGAAGTGTTTTACCTTTTTTATAACTGCAAAATAACAACAGGCTTTCAATTCATAGCCTGGCCTTGTTTGCAGAACCTTGCTTCTTAATCTTTCTTCATTTTCCCcaatccttttttttctttctttccattTTTGATGGTTCTACATCTACAATTAGTTCtatgtatatacatacatacacacacatataCGCATATATGTATTCAGCAAAGGCAAACCAATTTGCTACTCTCTTATTGTAGCTAATATTAGCCTATCAATATCATTCACCATTTAAGTTAATCTCTAAACatcaaaagcaaagaaaaaaaaggcaACTTTTTGTCTTGGGCACTAAAAGGAAAGATTACTGTCCTATATGTGAATTTGCAAACAACTATTGTTGATTGATGGATATAAAACTACTGTTGTTGATTGTTGATTGGATATATATGAAGTTGTCCCTTGTTTAGAATTCCTGTATGAAGTTGCACTTGCAGAACCATCATGCTAGGTTGGTCGCGTTGCAGAATGCTTGCAATTTTCTGCATTCTGATGCCTAAACATCTGGAATGGGAAAAGGGCAGTTGCCAAGAGACAAACCGGTCACGCTCGGTAAGTAACATTTGTCTGATTCACATTAAATTTATAGACGAATGAGTTCTTTCCATTGCCTTATTACTTGACTGACATGAAAGGGATTTCGTATTTACATACTTAAAGAAAACAATGTACCAGTTTGTACTTTGTCCCTTTGATTTCTATTCAACTTCAACTCAATTATGGGGCGAAAATTTGCAAATAGGGCACCAATTCTTCACCTGCAGCCAATTCTGTACGCACGTCACGTGATACCTATGCTCACACTGCAACATCCCTACTTCATCTCCATTTACATATTCTTCCTGCAAAACaaaaatccatgaattctattTGGTTGAACTCAAACCAGTCCTGATATGAGATGACCAGAGCAAAACTAGCATAAAGTTTGCATTGATAGATAGTGTGGAAAGTTCTATAGGGAAGCACCTGACAGATACTACATTTGGTAACATCCTTTTCACCGTCACAGTCGACACTAGTACCTTCATAGATGCTTTTCATAAGGCATTTTGACAATGCTTCTTCTGATAGCACAGTGCTCACATTACCCATCCTTTCTTCTAGATCTAGTAATTCCTGTCATGATATCAAGCAAAGTTAATCTCCATTGTTTTATCTTTAACAATAAACTTAGACTAGAATACATCTTAGTGAGCAAAAACAAACCTCATATGACATATTGTCTATATCCAGCCTCATGTTACTATACTGGTCGTAAAAGTTTAGGCCATCAAGAAACAAGGTGGTCTCTAGAGCAAGTAATTGCTGCAAGACAGAAACCGAATCAACAACAGACAACCCATCGGGTAGAAAGAGACACTTCAAAACTAGTTACCTCATGTGTCAAATCTTCATCTTGTTCGATCCTCTCTAATGCTAATAAAACCtgcataaaaaataaaacaatagcGATAGATGAAGCTTCAGTACTTCAAACAAACTGCTAATGCTTTATGTTAGCCTCTCTCTGGAGAGTATATTGAGTCCCTTCCTCAAGTTCCATAGAAAGAAGGAATATAGaatataaagatataaatatGCTAATATACCTCCCCAATGCCATCAATATTGTAGTGCCAGAAGCTATCACGGTTAACACCTATTTCTGAAGGACTAGATGGCATGATATCGAGTAAACTCTCACTTATATTATCTGGTTGACTGTAAGAACTAGCACGAGTCGAGGCAATTTCTGTGGAAACAGGATCATTCAAATTGATAGGTATATCAGATCGAGGCACTTGGGGCATGATCACATGGTACTCGTTcgaacttaacctatttccattTGCTTGGTTAGGGAATCCCCGTCTACCATAACTACTGTTTGACCTCCTAGTCCGAACTGAATAAGCAACACCACTATCTCTCCAGTTTCTGGCTTGCCTTGAATCGGCAGAAATAAAAACACCATGACTAGGACCGTTGTTCTGTCCCTCCAAAGATGACCCACTTAACTTCTTTCCCCTACTGGAACCGGAGGAACTTCCCTCTCCATCAGAGTTTCTCGTTTTAACCGTGTCTTCCCTTCTTATAATGCTTGAATCTGATGATGAACAACCAGACGGGACAACATCGGATATGGACTTACATCTTAAATTTCTCAAACCATACCTGCTTGCGTTAGCACGAGTTGCCAAGCCCACAGAAGCACTTGGAGATCTCTGAATCATGTTTCTCCTCGAACTTGTGCTCGATGCCACACTAGAACTTCGCACTTCCCAGGAATCCACATTTCCAGATTCAGACTGTGGAACGAGCTCCGACACTTGCAATTCATCCCGAACACTACTAGTTTCCAGCTGAGATGATAGCTTCTTCTGAGGATTTATAGAGGATTTTCTGTTGTTACTAACAGTAGGGTTTACTCTAGAGGAACTTCCAATTATTCCCTTTCCATTTCTTGAGCACCCATTTCGAGTATCATTCATGGAGTTTAGCCCGGCACCGCATCCAATTCGATTGCAAAACCGAGCATTTCGTTCTCTGTTATTAACATGATCGTTCAAAACCAGACCTGATCCCTTTCCAAGCCCATCAACACCTCTTTTACCACCATACTCATCCATCTAGGTAAACAATTACCCTTTATACCTGAAAGACATCAAAATAATGCATCATATAACATAATCCTGCAACATGACATAACTTTAGGACAGGAAAGAgggaaaaaaacccaaaaaaaccaTAAATTCATTAACAAGAACTAAACCAACAGTTAAAAGTTTACAAAAATGAACCATTTATTAAAATCCCAGAAACTTTCCACCCAACAGTTAAAGCCTAGAGGGATACTCAAATTTGAAACCAGAAAGGTAAAGTTCTGTCTTTGTTCAACCTAAACATAATATGTATTGCTGTGTAACCTTGAAGTGAGATGAAAAAGAACACAAAATATTACCAAGAACAGTTTGTAAAACTTAGTCCAAAACCCAAATTCTATTTTACAATCTACAAAAtctacatatatgcatatatatatgtgtgtgtgtgtgtgtttgaatTATATAACAGAGTTTTCGTAAATTCCAAACCATATTTCCCAAGCTCTTCTTGTAAAGCATCATCGAAATAATCGATCTTTTATACTACTGTTTATAAAGTCGATTGAAACAAAGACAATTATTTGCCAAAGGATctgattttctattattattattatctgtaTTTACTTGAAAAAAAATTGTGAGAGAAATAAATAGACAAAGGATGAAGCTATCTGTGAGTGATGAAAAAGAGAAATAATGGATAGAATTTACGAAGAGTTAAATTAAAAGGAAAGAACAgcaatcaaaatttacttattccTTTGATTCTTTGAATattcagagagagagagagagagagagagagagagaaaaggaTGTTTAAAGACAGAGCAAAGCCAACGCCAATAGTAAGAAAGTAACATAGAGAAGGGTTGAAGAAGCAATAAAACGTGTACGAAACACGATCTAATACTGCTAAAAATAGTAACTTGTACAGCTAATGTTGTATTTTATTGCAAAAACAAAACATTAGTGGAACGGCGAAGtagaaaaaattttatttatattataatttttaataattaaattaaaatttaattatttttaagaaataaagtataattttttattttaaaattttaaaatatctaaacgaaaaaattttattttaaaggtCGAGGCCCTTTTCAATCCCTTAAATACACCCTTTATCAATAGGTGatgatgaataattcaatttaatcatttctaACCCCATAACTTTTATATTtggtataaaatataaaatctcATTATTATAtcttagattacattttagtctctcTAATAATCAAATTAGTCATTTCATGAGTGAAAAAATAGTCCTtcattaaaattttgtatttatatttaaagtataataataaatttaatcatcaattttacacatttattcaatttgaccctactcttttaataaaataaattaaaaatttttaaactaATAAAACTAAAGTATTAAAAAACATTactaacaaattaaaaaaattctattaaacccttttaattatgaaaagataAAAGTGGCGTGCTTATCATTCCTTGAATATGCATCTATTTATACACAAAATTATAAACAAATTTACAATAAAAATACTAGATAAAAAAGTGTaatacaaataaattttaaataaaaacatgattaaaagaaaaactaaatcAGCCAACACTCTTCAAACTTGAGTTTATGTGAAGGTTGAACTAATGGAGATGATAGGAAAAATGCGAAGTATTCAACAAATTAATGAtacaattattatttaaaattaatttctaataaTTCGAGTGTTGTTTTGTGTAGAGTGGAGTATGAAAATTGAGTCTCTCGAtcctttaaaatgaaaaaattcagttaattttttataatttataaatatttaaattaataatagtaaaatcacattttaatcttttaaaaataataaacatttaatttaatttttaaaaattataaaaatataaactagtaaaataataaaattatatttttactatcgtaaaaatataaattttaattttaatttctgtaAAAATTTTTCTAACTCGGCTATTATGTAAAGAATAATAGTTATCAATAAACTAATTATTATAATCAATAAATGTTAGAGGTAATAGTaaataaatttgtattttttaaatatatatatatatatatatatgttggaaTTTTAGAAATAATATAATTAGAGAATACCACGATTCACCTGTGAAAAGAGAAAACTTCGGGTTTTTTACCCAATTgggttaaaaaaaattttaaaataccaaaatagggTGTCAGATACATTATTTACGGAAATGGATTGTTTTTTTGGGTCGAGCCAGACCCGGAGGCGCGACCATTCGCGCCTGCTGCAGGGGTGGACCATTCGCGCCTGCTGCAGGGGCGTGACTTCCCTGCAGCCCACCACGTGTCCCTGCCCCCCCCCCCATCCTGCACCCTCCCATGCCACCtgcaaagagagaaaagaaaaaaaatttattaagtttaataattatttagggttttttactaaaataaattttaaaaaaaaattatttatcaaataGGTTGTCAGCCCAATTATATACGAAAATTGGGTGTTTTTTTCATTCGCGCCTATCTGACAGGcccaaatgattattttatattaatttttttaaataaaatattattttttattttagggttAATATGACTCGCGTATAAATACGAATACAGGTTGCGCCTACTTGAAAGGCGCGACTAATCGAGCCTTTCTCAGAGGCGCAAATGAATATGGTTGTGGTGGGGCCCACACGTGCTTAACTTTTTCCCTATATATACTCCCGAAAATCAAATGGTTCATATACCACAAAATTTAGCATACGAAAGTTGAACGGAAAGAAGAAGATagggagaagaaaaaaaagaaaggagaagaaaaCAAGGAGGAGGATAaggtattttagtatttttttttgtaaatagaaTGTAAAGTTTTgttagtaattttattatttgaaagttattttgttaggttattaattttgttagcttatgaatgaaaatttttgcattaaaaattttatgtattttttttctattcgaaactgttttgaaaattttgaaattttttttaaaagatctAGTATTGAAGATGGAGAACCAATTTTTCGAATGTGTTTTTTTCGATGGAGAAATTTTAACAATAACCGtgggatgtatatttgaatgtctcAAATAAGTAGCAA contains:
- the LOC108463777 gene encoding uncharacterized protein LOC108463777 → MDEYGGKRGVDGLGKGSGLVLNDHVNNRERNARFCNRIGCGAGLNSMNDTRNGCSRNGKGIIGSSSRVNPTVSNNRKSSINPQKKLSSQLETSSVRDELQVSELVPQSESGNVDSWEVRSSSVASSTSSRRNMIQRSPSASVGLATRANASRYGLRNLRCKSISDVVPSGCSSSDSSIIRREDTVKTRNSDGEGSSSGSSRGKKLSGSSLEGQNNGPSHGVFISADSRQARNWRDSGVAYSVRTRRSNSSYGRRGFPNQANGNRLSSNEYHVIMPQVPRSDIPINLNDPVSTEIASTRASSYSQPDNISESLLDIMPSSPSEIGVNRDSFWHYNIDGIGEVLLALERIEQDEDLTHEQLLALETTLFLDGLNFYDQYSNMRLDIDNMSYEELLDLEERMGNVSTVLSEEALSKCLMKSIYEGTSVDCDGEKDVTKCSICQEEYVNGDEVGMLQCEHRYHVTCVQNWLQVKNWCPICKFSPHN
- the LOC108463776 gene encoding plasma membrane ATPase 4, with amino-acid sequence MAGNKGISLDEIKNESVDLERIPIEEVFEQLKCTRAGLTTQEGNNRLQVFGPNKLEEKKESKFLKFLGFMWNPLSWVMEAAAVMAIALANGGGRPPDWQDFVGIIVLLVINSTISFIEENNAGNAAAALMANLAPKTKVLRDGRWSEQEAAILVPGDIITIKLGDIVPADARLLEGDPLKIDQSALTGESLPVTKNPSDEVFSGSTCKQGEIEAVVIATGVHTFFGKAAHLVDSTNQVGHFQQVLTAIGNFCICSIAVGIVIELIVMYPIQRRKYRDGIDNLLVLLIGGIPIAMPTVLSVTMAIGSHRLSQQGAITKRMTAIEEMAGMDVLCSDKTGTLTLNKLTVDRNLIEVFAKGVEKEQVLLYAARASRTENQDAIDAAIVGMLADPKEARAGIREVHFLPFNPVDKRTALTYIDSDGKWHRASKGAPEQIITLCNCKADVRNKVHAVIDKFAERGLRSLAVARQEVPEKTKESPGAPWQLVGLLPLFDPPRHDSAETITRALNLGVNVKMITGDQLAIAKETGRRLGMGTNMYPSSSLLGQDKDSSVSALPVDELIEKADGFAGVFPEHKYEIVKRLQERKHICGMTGDGVNDAPALKKADIGIAVADATDAARSASDIVLTEPGLSVIISAVLTSRAIFQRMKNYTIYAVSITIRIVFGFLFIALIWKFDFAPFMVLIIAILNDGTIMTISKDRVKPSPQPDSWKLKEIFSTGIVLGGYLALMTVLFFWAMKDTDFFSDKFHVRSLRDRPEQMMAALYLQVSIVSQALIFVTRSRSWSFVERPGLLLVTAFIAAQLVATLIAVYANWRFAKIQGMGWGWAAVIWLYSLVTYIPLDLIKFAIRYVLSGKAWDNLLENKTAFTTKKDYGKEEREAQWAAAQRTLHGLQPPETSNVFNERSSYRELSEIAEQAKRRAEVARLRELNTLKGHVESVVKLKGLDIDTIQQHYTV